Proteins encoded together in one Bactrocera neohumeralis isolate Rockhampton unplaced genomic scaffold, APGP_CSIRO_Bneo_wtdbg2-racon-allhic-juicebox.fasta_v2 cluster11, whole genome shotgun sequence window:
- the LOC126766153 gene encoding craniofacial development protein 2-like, with the protein MRWTGQGQRRVGPRDIYYSGHIKERKFGVGFVVGERLRRRVLSFTPVNERLATIRIKARFFNISLICAHAPTEEKDDVTKDAFYECLERTYEGCPRHDVKIVLGDFNARVGKEGVFGTTVGKFGLHDETSPNGLRLIDFAGARNMVICSTRFQHKKIHQATWLPPDRKTTNQIDHVVIDGRHVSSVLDVRALRGPNIDSDHYLVAAKIRTRLCAAKNARHQTQGRFDVEKLQSQQTAERFATRLALLLSESTRQQPGIRELWDGISNSLRTAATEPLVFGKCKRTAGTTRSAVSQRRENRLPTSQRYDRPQHVRDGIDTES; encoded by the coding sequence atgcgatggacgggacaaggacagagacgagtaggtcctcgtgacatttactacagtggccatataaaagagcgtaagtttggtgtaggattcgtggtgggagagagactccgtcgccgagtactatcattcactccggtgaatgaacgtctagccacaatccgcatcaaagcgaggttcttcaacatatcgctgatctgcgcccacgccccgacggaagagaaggacgatgtgaccaaagatgccttttatgagtgcttggagcgcacttatgaaggctgcccccgccacgatgtcaaaatcgtgcttggcgactttaacgccagggtgggcaaagaaggtgtctttggcactacagtcggtaaattcggcctccacgacgaaacatcccctaatgggttgaggctgattgacttcgccggggcccgaaatatggttatctgtagtactagattccagcataagaagattcatcaagcaacctggctgcctccggatcgaaaaactaccaaccagatcgatcatgttgtgatagacggaagacacgtctccagtgttttagatgtgcgtgcgctccgaggtcctaacatcgactcggaccactatcttgttgcagctaagattcgcacccgcctctgtgcagcaaaaaacgcgcgccaccaaacacaaggaaggttcgacgtcgagaagctgcaatcacaacagacagccgaacgatttgctactcggcttgcactcctgctctctgagagcactcgtcaacaacccggtataagggaactgtgggacggaatttcaaactccttacgtacagctgcaaccgaaccattggttttcggaaagtgcaaaagaacagctggtacgacgaggagtgccgtgtcgcagcggagagaaaacaggctgcctacctcgcaacgttacgatcgaccacaacacgtgcgggatgggatagataccgagagttga